In one window of Nicotiana tabacum cultivar K326 chromosome 12, ASM71507v2, whole genome shotgun sequence DNA:
- the LOC107819521 gene encoding putative lipid phosphate phosphatase 4 yields the protein MKRIIRVKMPEIEFGGHTVRSHGAKVAKKHRCDWLILIVLVAMDGFLNYIQPFNRYTNAKMLEDLKFPFKEHDTIPMWAVPIFAVVLPCTVFLIYYHYRRDVYDLHHAILGVFYSVLVAAVITDSIKDAVGRPRPNFYYRCFPDGVEAFQANGDVKCHGDPNIVKEGYKSFPSGHTSWSFAGLAFLSWYLCGKVKAFDRRGHAAKLCIVLLPLLFAALVGISRVDDYWHHWTDVFTGSIIGTVVASLCYLLFFPFPHDINGWAPHASIKMREKNGFHSSSVEMDTV from the exons ATGAAAAG AATAATACGGGTAAAGATGCCGGAAATAGAGTTTGGAGGGCACACGGTGAGATCCCATGGGGCTAAGGTGGCCAAAAAGCACAGATGTGACTGGTTGATTTTAATTGTGCTTGTTGCAATGGATGGCTTCTTAAACTACATTCAGCCTTTCAATCGCTACACTAAtgcaaaaatgttagaagatctgAAATTTCCCTTCAAAGAGCACGACACAATACCAATGTGGGCCGTTCCT ATCTTTGCAGTAGTTCTGCCATGCACAGTATTTCTCATTTACTATCACTACAGGAGGGATGTTTATGATCTGCATCATGCGATATTGG gtgtcttttattctgttctaGTGGCTGCAGTAATCACCGATAGTATCAAAGATGCTGTTGGTCGTCCACGTCCAAATTTCTACTATAGGTGCTTCCCTGATGGAGTTGAG GCTTTTCAAGCTAATGGGGATGTTAAGTGTCATGGAGACCCAAATATTGTGAAAGAAGGATATAAAAGCTTTCCCAGTGGACATACCTCAT GGTCCTTTGCTGGTCTTGCGTTCCTCTCGTGGTACCTGTGCGGAAAAGTGAAGGCTTTTGACAGAAGAGGCCATGCTGCAAAACTCTGCATTGTTCTGCTTCCTTTACTGTTTGCTGCATTAGTCGGAATTTCTCGGGTTGATGACTATTGGCATCACTGGACAGATGTATTCACTGGATCCATTATAG GAACCGTGGTTGCCTCGTTATGCTACCTGCTTTTCTTCCCATTCCCTCATGATATCAATG GGTGGGCACCTCATGCATCTattaaaatgagagaaaaaaatgGATTCCATTCTTCATCAGTAGAAATGGACACTGTGTAA